In Phalacrocorax aristotelis chromosome 25, bGulAri2.1, whole genome shotgun sequence, the following proteins share a genomic window:
- the DEDD gene encoding death effector domain-containing protein gives MAAFKRSRAQAWPEEQGDREHGLYSLHRMFDIVGTHLTHRDVRVLSFLFVDVIDDYERGMIRSGRDFLLALERQGRCDETNFRQVLQLLRIITRHDLLPYVTLKRRRAVCPDLVDKYLEETSIRYVTPRAHSEAEHGLGHPHKSVPPHHPVVCCSSAGPQICTKRPGRGRTLLSSQRKRRKSATPDPKEKQTCDIRLRVRAEYCQHETALQGNVFSNKQDPLERQFERFNQANTILKSRDLGSIICDIKFSELTYLDAFWRDYINGSLLEALKGVFITDSLKQAVGHEAIKLLVNVDEEDYEVGRQKLLRNLMLQTAP, from the exons ATGGCCGCCTTCAAACGGAGCCGAGCGCAAGCCTGGCCGGAGGAACAGGGCGACCGGGAGCACGGGCTCTACAGCTTGCACCGCATGTTCGACATCGTGGGCACCCACCTGACCCACCGGGACGTGCGGGTgctctccttcctcttcgtGGACGTGATTGACGATTACGAGAGGGGAATGATACGCAGCGGCCGGGACTTCTTGCTGGCGCTGGAGCGGCAGGGCCGCTGCGACGAGACCAACTTCCGACAGGTGCTGCAGTTGCTGCGGATCATCACTCGCCACGACCTGCTGCCGTACGTCACCCTCAAGAGGCGACGGGCCG TGTGTCCGGACCTGGTGGACAAGTACCTGGAGGAGACGTCCATCCGCTATGTGACGCCCCGGGCTCACAGCGAGGCAGAGCATGGGCTCGGCCACCCCCATAAATCAG TGCCTCCCCACCACCCCGTGGTCTGCTGCTCCTCCGCGGGACCCCAGATCTGTACCAAGAGGCCCGGCCGCGGCAGGACCCTCCTCAGCAGCCAGCGCAAGAGGAGGAAGTCGGCGACGCCGGACCCTAAGGAGAAGCAGACCTGTG ACATCCGCCTGCGAGTCCGAGCCGAGTACTGCCAGCACGAGACGGCGCTTCAGGGCAACGTCTTCTCCAACAAGCAGGACCCCTTGGAGCGTCAGTTCGAACGCTTCAACCAGGCCAACACCATCCTGAAGTCCCGGGACCTGGGCTCCATCATCTGTGACATAAAATTCTCAGAGCTCACCTACCTCGACGCGTTCTGGCGCGATTACATCAACGGCTCTTTGCTGGAAGCCCTCAAGGGCGTCTTCATCACGGACTCGCTCAAACAAGCCGTGGGCCACGAAGCCATCAAACTGCTGGTCAATGTGGATGAGGAGGATTACGAGGTCGGGCGCCAGAAACTCCTGAGGAACTTGATGCTGCAGACGGCTCCCTGA
- the NIT1 gene encoding deaminated glutathione amidase — protein sequence MAGPPGLKPLVAVGQVTSTPDKELNFAACAGLVREAAHRGACLVFLPEGFDYIGSDTAQTLSLAEGLDGDLMGRYAELARDCGVWLSLGGFHERGQDWPTTQRIYNCHALLDPAGRLVAAYRKTHLCDVELEGRVTMKESSFTNPGAEIVAPVSTPAGKLGLAICYDLRFPEISLALRRAGAEILTYPSAFTVPTGSAHWEVLLRARAIESQCYVVAAAQTGKNHERRTSYGHALVVDPWGAVVAQCREGPGLCYAEIDLDYLHRIRQEIPVHGHRRTDLYGSVAAVGLAP from the exons ATGGCGGGTCCCCCGGGGCTGAAGCCGCTGGTGGCCGTGGGCCAGGTCACCTCCACGCCTGACAAGGAGCTGAACTTTGCCGCCTGCGCCGGGCTGGTGCGGGAGGCGGCTCATCGCGGCGCCTGCCTCGTCTTCCTCCCCGAGGGCTTCGACTACATCGGCTCCGACACGGCGCAGACCCTCAGCCTGGCTGAGGGACTGGATGGGGACCTCATGGGACGCTACGCCGAGCTGGCCAG GGACTGTGGCGTGTGGCTGTCCCTCGGTGGCTTCCACGAGCGTGGCCAGGACTGGCCAACCACGCAGCGCATCTACAACTGCCACGCACTGCTGGACCCCGCAG GTCGCCTCGTAGCCGCCTACAGAAAGACCCACCTGTGTGACGTGGAGCTGGAGGGACGCGTCACCATGAAGGAGAGCAGCTTCACCAACCCCGGTGCCGAGATCGTGGCCCCGGTCAGCACGCCGGCGGGGAAG CTCGGCCTCGCCATCTGCTACGACCTGCGTTTCCCCGAGATCTCGCTGGCGCTGCGGCGTGCCGGCGCCGAGATCCTCACCTACCCCTCGGCCTTCACCGTCCCCACGGGCTCGGCGCACTGGGAG GTGCTGCTGCGGGCCCGGGCCATCGAGAGCCAGTGCTACGTGGTGGCGGCCGCCCAGACTGGCAAGAACCACGAGCGCCGGACGTCCTACGGCCACGCGCTGGTGGTGGACCCCTGGGGCGCCGTGGTGGCCCAGTGCCGCGAGGGGCCCGGGCTCTGCTACGCTGAGATCGACCTCGACTACCTGCACCGCATCCGCCAGGAGATCCCGGTGCACGGCCACCGCCGGACCGACCTCTACGGCAGCGTGGCAGCGGTGGGGCTGGCGCCGTGA